AGGCCCGCACGACCAGCAAGCCGTCGGTGATGGCGCGTGGCTGGCCGTCGTTGTCGGCATCGAGCGCTCCGCCAGTCAACAAACCGGCGAGATGAGTCTCGATCTGCGCCGCATTGCGTCCGGGGCTGACGCCAGTCGCGCCGGTCACCAGCGCCGTGCCGCGCAGCCCGAGCAGATAGCGCGTCACCAGCAGGCCGTCGGTGGCTGCGTCCACCACCGGGTTGGCGTCAATGTTCAGCGTGCACGCGGGCACCGGCACCGGGCCACCCTTGAAGCGGGCGAGGCAGAACTGTTCCGGTGCACCGCGAAAGCAGTTCCCCGCCACTACGATGTCACCGTCCGGCTGCAACAGTGCAGCCACGGAAATGTCGCGCTGGTTGGCGACAGCGGCCACCGTCGCCTGGCCGCCGCTGCCGAACGTTGCGTCCAGACTGCCATCGGTGCTCAGGCGCAACAGGCAGAACACGCCGGTGCCCTGTGCCGGGTCGGCGTTGCAGCGGCCCACCAGCACCAGCTTGCCATCGCTTTGCACCAGCAGTGCATCGGCGCCATCGTAGGTGCTGGCGAAGGCCAGCAGCCGCTTGCCACGGTCGGCCGGTGCGGCGCTGGCGTTAAAGCCCGTGGTGTCGAGCGCGCCAGTGCTGAGGTAGCGGGCGACGCAGAACTTGGTCACGCCCGCGTTGGAGTAGGCCCAGTGCGTGCTGCAGGCGCCGGCCACCACGATCTTACCGTCCGCCTGCACCACCACGCCGGTGGCGGCGTCTTCGTCGCTGGCGATGGGGGTGATCACCTTGCCGCCGCTGCCGAACGACGCGCTGTCGAGCGCGCCTACGGTGGTCAGGCGAAACAGGCAGAAGTCGGACGTGCCGGCGTCATCGCAGCTGCCTGCCACCACCAGCTTGCCGTCGCTCTGCCGCGCCACGTCCGTTGCGTATGACGAATTGCCATCGCCGATGGTCTCGACGCGGGTGCCGGGCCGGGTGCCACTGGCGTTGAACGTGATGTCGAGCGTGCCATCGCTGTTGTGCCGGGAGATGCACATCGCGGTGGCCACGATGGTCACGCCGCAGGAGCCAACCAACACGATCTTGCCATCAGGCTGCAACAGCATCGCCCGAGCCGTGTTGTAGAAATTGCCCGGCGCCACCGTGGCCACACCCGGTGTGCTGCCGGCGGCGTTGAAGCTGGTGTCGAGCGTGGCATCGGCCAGCAGCCGCGCCACGCAGAAATCGTTGTAGCCGGTCGTTGCGTTGCCACAGGTACCGCCGACGATGATGCGGCCGTCAGGCTGCACTGCCAGCAAGGCCCCGTAGCCGGTGTTGGGCGCGGCCTCCAGGATCAGCTCGCCCGGCTGCAGATCAGGCTGGGTGCCGCCCTGCGTGGCATCGGGGTTGAAGGTGGTGTCGGCGCTGCCGTTGCTGTTGAAGCGCGCAATACAGAGCTTGCGCACAAATACGCCACGGCAATCACCCGCGATCAGCAGTTTGCCGTCGGTCTGTCGCGCCACACTCATCGCATGGTCCGCCTCGAACTGCGATCGGCCGATCTTTTCCACCACCTTGCCGCGGTTGCTCGGCACCGGGTCGCTGCTGTTGAAGCCGGTGACGTCAAGATCACCGGGCGCAGCAAAAGCGGTGCGGGTCAGTGCGAGCAACAGCACGCAGGCGAACCGTGCGACGAATGCGGGCGTCCGCGAACGCATCGCACGCGGCGCGCATTCCCGCTCATACACGCGCGCGCTTGCTGGCGATGCCTCGTCAGTGGTCAGGCCTGATGTTCGTTGTCTCATCTCCGTGGCTCCGGTTGCGGCGGCGTGTGCTCTGGCGCAATTGTCAACGGCGAACGCCGTCGCGATCACAGCCCACTGCCTGCCAGAAGCAATTACGGATTTCCGTGCGATGACGCGACATCCGTGCGAGACGGGCACGATATCGCAGCGTCGAAAGTCTCCTCAAGTGAGGCAGTGGCTCAACAGTGGAACCCGCATGCGCTATGGGCTTAAATGCCGAAAAGCCTGAAAGTCGACTTCAGCCGATTTCGATAGCCGAGCCCAATGTCGATGAGCATTTCAATTGAAAGCCAATGCGCGCAACGGCACGCTACGGTAAGCAGGCCACGCCGTGCGTGGATTCGATCCAGGTGAGGATTTGCTGCGCGTTGCGCGCATTCGGATGCGCCGTGTTCACCGCACCCGCGGTCAGCGCATCACCGGTGAGCCCGAGCATCGCGCGCAGGATCAGCAAGCCATCAGTCATCGCCAGCGACTGGCCGTCGCCGTCGGCGTCGAGGTTGAGTGAGGCAAGGTGGCTTTCTAACGCCTGGCCAGTGCGGGTTGGGTTTTGGCCGAGTGCGCCGGTCGTGAGCGCGTCACCGCGCAGGCCGAGGAGATAGCGGGTGAGCAGGAGGGAGTCGGTCGCAGTGTCAATCGCCTGATTCGCATCGGCGTTAAGAGCGCACGTTAGCGGGTTGTAGGGGCCGCCTTTCAGGCGGGAGGCACAAAACTCCAACCCGAGATAGATGCTAAAGCCCGGAATGAGTGTCTGATAGTTGTCGCAATATCCGACCACGACGACCTTCCCGTCTGGAGCCGCAGCTAACGCCGTTGCATAATCCAGCCCCTGACCAACGCGATAACTGGCGAGTCCGCCAAGGCCGAATGCCGCATCTGGCGTTCCGTCAGACGAAAATCGGGCAACACAGAATTGGAGACTGAGAGTCGCGCCTTCGCATTGCCAAAACACCAGATAGTTGTTTCCGTCAGTTGTTGCACCGGCGAACGGCGGATTCGCTGCGCGACCGACAAATGAGCGTACAACGCCACCCTGACCAAACGACGCGTCCGGCGTTCCGTCTGGCAGCACACGATAGAGACACAAACCCGTCAACGAATCACTGTTGCGCGCACAGTGCGTCGCGAAGACGAGCTTGTGGTCGGGTTGCTCAGTTGCGAAAACTGCATCGAGTGTCTGCCCGGCTAACGCGACGATTAGTCCACCGTTCGCGCCGAAAGTCGGGTCCGGTTGACCGTCCCCGAGCAGGCGAACAGCACAGAGGTCACCACCATAAACCGATCCGCCGCAGTAGCCCGAAATCACCAATTTTCCGTCTGCTTGAACGAGCCCGTGCCGCGCATAGTCAATGCCGCTCGAGACGCCCAAGGCAACGGGCACGCCAGATCCATATGTCGCATCCAGCGATCCATCGTTCATCAGCCGCGCGGGACAAAGGCGGTTGCCTGTCGCGCTGGAAAAACAAGTGCCAATGACCAACCACTTGTGATCGGCGGTTTCGATCAATTGAGTGATCGATATGTTTGGTGCGTTTGCGATAGGCCCGACCTTGCCGCCAACTCCGAACGTAGGATCCAACGCGCCGGAGGAATCGTAGCGCGCCAAACATGATGACCAGACCGACCACAACGCGATGAGGCACGGGCCGGCAATGACTATCTTGCCGTCTGATGCCACGACGATGGCATTGCCAGATGCGTCGCCGTCTAGAGTTGTCCGCACCGTGCCCGCGCTACCAAACGCAGGATCAGGTGTGCCGTCGGTACGCAAACGCGCCAGACATAGCTCCCGCCTGGTGTTTTGAGTCGTCTGGCAATTTCCGGCCAACACGAGTTTTCCGTCAGACTGAACAGCGACGGCCCCCGCGACGTCCGCTCGCGGCGTCACCGGAATAATCGATGCTCCGCCGATCCCAAACGTCGGATCAAGCTGGCCCGGCGCGGCAACGGATGTGCCGCTCAACAGCAGACACGCAAACGCGGCCCAAACGCTCGCAATGAAGCGACTGCGGCAAAGCGCAGGGCGTCGAAAATGCAGGGAGTTGAAGGGCATGCTTGGTGCGCCAGGGCGGAGTCAGGGGCTCAATCAGTGTATCCAAGCCTTGGCGATGACGAAGCGGCTTTTCGTCGAAAGCGTCATTCGGTTGGGGTGCGCAGTCGCTTCTGGCGAAAGTCGCTCTGAATCGTCTTGTCCCACCCCTCAACGTAGCGCAGGTGCGTCCCTCTTTTCTGCAGAGGCGCGGACGTCAGACAGCCGTGGTCAGGGCAAGCAGGCCACGCCGTGCGTGGATTCAATCCAGGTGAGGATTTGTTGCGCGTTGCGCGCATTCGGATGCGCCGTGTTCACCGCACCCGCGATGAGCGCATCACCCGTGAGCCCGAGCATTGCGCGCAGGATCAGCAGGCCATCAGTCATCGCCAGCGACTGGCCGTCGCCGTCGGCGTCCAGCTTGCCCTGCGCCAGCAGGTCAGCGAGGTAGCTCTCAATCTCGGCGTTGCTGCGACCGGGGTTGGGGCCGACAGCGCCGTTGGTGAGGGCGGTGCCGCGCAGGCCGAGGAGGTAGCGTGCAATCATTTGCCCGTCGCTTACGGCGGCGAGCGCACCGTTCGCATCGCCGTTCAGGGAACAGGTCATCGGATCGTAAGGACCACCACGCAACCGCGCCATACACGCATTCCACTGCGTCGTTTGCGCGCTGTCCAGGCACTGACCAAACAGACTGGGGCGATCGAATTGATCGAGCCTCATGGCCCCGGCACGTTGATGGTTTGAGTCGACACTACCGTTCACCCAAACCGGGAATGCAAGGGAAAATCCATTGGCACCGAAATCCACGTCCGTTGCGCCGTTGGACATCCAGCGTCGTAGGCACCACTTCGCAAAATACGAGTTTCCAGTAATTCCCTCGCATGTCGCGAAGGCCAGTATGCGCCCAGACCTGTCAACGTCCAGGGAACGAACATGACCGGCGCCTCCAGCACCACCCGTAGCAACACCATTGACGCCGAACGCTGTAATTGGAATGCCTGCGTTGTCCAGTTTCACAACGCTGATCACACTGGCATCTCCCACGCCGAAGAGCGTTGAACCATCCAGCAATCGCTTGGCACTCGTCGTGGCAAGACCGTTGCCGTAGACCTTCGTGTATTGAAAGCCATTCACGCCAAATCCAAGATCAAGACTGGCCGACGAAAGACTGAATCGTCCGATGCAAAGCTCGAACGAGTAGCCGACAGATGACTGCGGGTGACACCAGCCAGCTTGTAGATAGTGGGTTGGAGTGGCTCTCGCAAGGGCGCCACCAAGCAACACCGTATTTGCGAACGATGCATCGAATTGGCCCGGTGCGTTCCATTTGCGGACCGCTCCCTGCGTACAGCTGAAACACTGGACATTGACGAGAATGTCGTTGCTTGCCATCTCGGCGGAGCCACCTGCGAAGAAGGTGCCGGCAAGCGATGCGTCGAACGGTGATGTACCTCCGACACCGAAGGTAGTGTCAACATTGCCACTCATCGGGTCAAATCGCGTGAGGCAAATGAACATTTGGCCAGTGCCAGTCTCGCACGAAGTCACCAGGACAATGCCGGCCGTTGTCACGAGCGCTTCCGAGCCGCCATACTGCCCACGAATCAGAGGTGCGAGCGCAACGCCGTTGTCGCCAAACGTAGTATCACGCGTCCTCGGGTCGATCCAGCGCTCAATGCAAATTCGGCGCACCCCACCTACTTCACACGAACTAAACGCATAGTTCCAACCCCCGGCATTGGCTATCGCCAGCACACCGGACGAAGACGTTCCAAGGTTCCACTCAAAAAATCCATTGGGTGCGAAGGCTTTGTCCAAATCGCCGGGTGTAGCCCATCCGGAGCACACCTGAAGTTCTGCTAACACCAAAACGAACGCACGTAACCAACAGCGCAGTTTCGGTGACCATCCCACTCGGTGAGACATTTTCATTTGCGTGTGGTGAGACTCACCGAGCGGAGTTGTTTGTCAGCGAAAGCATAGCGCGGTCAAGTAGTAGCGGCCAGTATCGAGCACGAGGAGCCCGCAAAAAAGGCCGCAACGCGGCCCTTTTCTGCGGGTAACTTAATCCGCTACTTCAACAACGACTTCAACAACTTCCCCATCTCCGCCGGATTGCGGGTGATCTTGAAGCCGCACTCTTCCATGATGGCGAGTTTGGCGTCTGCGGTGTCAGCGCCGCCGCTGATCAGCGCCCCGGCGTGGCCCATGCGCTTGCCGGCGGGCGCGGTGACGCCGGCGATGAAGCCGACGACCGGTTTCTTCATGTTGGCTTTCACCCAACGCGCGGCGTCCGCCTCGTCCGGTCCGCCGATTTCGCCGATCATGATGACGGCGTCGGTTTCGGGATCGTCGTTGAACATGCGCATCACGTCGATGTGCTTGAGTCCGTTGATCGGGTCACCGCCGATGCCGACGGCGCTCGATTGGCCCAGGCCCAGCTCGGTGAGTTGACCGACGGCTTCATACGTGAGCGTGCCCGAGCGCGAGACGACACCGATGCGGCCCTTCTTGTGGATGTGGCCGGGCATGATGCCGATCTTGATTTCTTCCGGCGTGATCAGGCCGGGGCAGTTCGGTCCGAGCAGCAGCGTCTTTTTGCCCTGCATCTTGTAGCGCGTCTTCAGCATGTCGAGCACCGGGATGCCCTCGGTGATGCAGACGACCAGATCGAGTTCGGCGTCAACGGCCTCGTCGATTGCGGCAGCAGCGCCTGACGGCGGCACATAGATCACGCTGACGGTGGCGCCGGTTTGCGCTTTGGCTTCCTTGACGCTGGAGTAAATCGGGATGCCTTCGAAATTCTCGCCGGCCTTCTTCGGGTTCACGCCTGCGACGAAGCAGTTCTTGCCGTTGGCGTAGGCCGCGCAACCGTGGGTGTGGAACTGGCCGGTCTTGCCGGTGATGCCCTGGGTGATGACTTTGGTGTCTTTATTGATGAGGATGCTCATTGCTGTTTCTCCAGGGGACTAGGCGGCAACTTCGGCGTCGGCAACACCGGCGCTGGACTTCTTCTGCTCGGCTTTCGGCGCGTCAGCTTTTGGGGCTTCGGCGGGTTTGGCCGCGTCGGTCTTGGCTGGCTCGGGTGCAGCAGCGGGAGCTGCCGTCGTTGCCGGTGCAGCGCCAGGAGCGGCCGCAGGGGCGACTGCAGGGGTAGCAGGCGCCGTGGCCGGTGCAGCAGCATCAGCCTTGGGCGGCTCCGCCGGTTTGGCGGCGTCAGCCTTCGGCGCTTCTGCGGCAGGCTTGGCGGCCTCTGGTGCCTTGGGCGCGTCTTTTGGCGCGTTCAGCGTGCGCAACAACACCGCGCCAACAATCACGGCCACGATGATGGCCAGCCAGCGCATCCAGCCAGCGGCGGGTGCGGACGGCTCCAGCGGTGCGGTGCCAGCGGCGGCGGGCGCAGCGGTGGCCGCGGGCGCGGCAGGTGCCGCAGCAGCCGGCGCTTTGGCCGCGTCAGGCTTGTAACCCTTGGCGGCAGCGACCACCTTCTCGGCCGCTTCACCCATGTTGTTGGCGGTGATGATCGGCAGGCCCGATTTGGCGAGGATTTCCTTGCCGAGGTCTTCGTTGGTGCCCTTCATGCGCACCACCAGCGGCACTTTCAGGCCCACCGCTTTCGATGCAGCAACCACGCCTTCGGCGATGGTGTCGCACTTCATGATGCCACCGAAGATGTTCACCAGAATCGCTTTCAGATTCGGGTTCTTCAGCATGATCTTGAACGCTTCGGTCACTTTCTCGGTGGTGGCACCGCCGCCCACGTCGAGGAAGTTGGCCGGCTCGCCGCCGTAGAGCTTGATGGTGTCCATCGTGCTCATCGCGAGGCCGGCGCCGTTGACCAGGCAGCCAATGTCGCCATCGAGCGAGATGTAGGCGAGGTCAAACTTGCTGGCTTCGATTTCGGCCGGATCTTCTTCGTCCAGGTCGCGCATGGCGACGATGTCCGGGTGACGGAACAGCGCGTTGCTGTCAAAGTTGAATTTGGCGTCGAGCGCGATTACCTTGCCGTCGCCAGTGACGATCAGCGGGTTGATCTCGGCCAGCGACGCGTCCTTGTCCATGAACGCGTTGTAGAGGCCCTTGAGCGCCTTGCGTGCTTCGCCGAACGAGGTGGCCGGAATGCCGATGCCACCGGCGACTTCATCGCTCTGCGCGTCGGTCAGACCAGCGGCCGGGTCGATGAACACCTTCTTGATGGCGTCGGGGTTCTTGTGCGCCACTTCCTCGATGTCCATGCCGCCTTCGCTGGAGGCGAGCAGGGCGACACGTTGCGTCGCGCGGTCCACCACCATCGAGACGTACAGTTCCTTCTTGATGTCGGCACCGTCCTCGATGAACAGGCGGCGCACCTTCTGGCCCTCGGGGCCGGTCTGGTGCGTCTTCAATTGCATGCCGAGGATGGCCGAGGCCTTCTCGCGCACTTCCTCGATCGACTTGGCCACCTTGACGCCGCCGCCCTTGCCGCGGCCACCGGCGTGGATCTGCGCCTTGACCACCCACACCGGGCCGCCCAGCTCCTGTGCCGCTTTCACAGCCTCTTCAACGGTGAACGCCGGAATGCCGCGCGGCACGGGCACGCCGAACTCACGCAGAATCTGTTTTCCCTGGTACTCGTGAATCTTCACGCTAACCCCTTCTTGTTTTCAAAGTCAAAAAAGTCTGTGCTGCAAGCCTGCGTGGCATCGCCACGCCGCCAATTTCAAGTCGCGAGGCCGCTCCGCTAGGTCGCCTCGACCGTTTCACCCGCGTACCACTTCGGGTAATAAATGCGCACCGTTTCCGTGTCGGTCGCCAGCGCATGGCAGGAGTCGAGCTGGAACGGCTTCTTGCCGGCGGGCGCATCGGTCTCCCGACGCTCCCCGGCAAAGGTCTGCACCGCCGCCGTTGGCAGATAGCCCAACAGCTCCGACAAATGGGTGCAACCCTTGACCCCGCCCATTTTTTCAGCAATCACCTTGCGGAAACCTTTCAGCAGGTTGCTGCCGATCAATTTTTTGTAGTCCGGGCCAATCTTGTTGCATTGGCCGGGGTAGGGCATCTCTTCGGTGGTGGCTTCGATGTCGATCACCTCGAAGCGGCGGTCGATGGTCACCCGCACCAGCATGTCGTGCACGGGGATGTCCTTGCTGCGGGTGCCGCCGGCGAGCGGATAGTCGCGATCCTTGCTGTCGGTGAGGCGCGCTTCGATGTCATACAAGCCATCGGCGCGACGGTAGCCTTCGTAACTCACGCGGCGCAGATGCAGGCGCTCGCGGGCGGCAGGGGAAGACAGCGGCATGGGAAGCAAGTCGCCAGCGGAAAGAGGTCGTGGCGACGCTGTAGACTGTGTTGGGACAATGATTCTAGCGCGCCGCCGCCGCTTCGGTTGTGCGGTGCAGCGAGGCTGTGGGAGGACTTCTGAATGACCAAAGACTCGTCGCCGATCGGGTCGGCGCGGTTTGTACTGGCGCTCGATCAAGGTACGACAAGTTCGCGCGCCATCCTGTTTGACCACGCCGGCACGCCGGTCGCCTCGGCGCAGCAGGAGTTCCGCCAGCATTTCCCGCAGCCGGGCTGGGTGGAGCATGACGCCAGCGAAATCTGGGCGACCCAGCGCGCGGTCATGACCGAGGCGATGCACCGTGCTGGTGCGCGCCCGCAGGACGTTGCCGCCATCGGCATCACCAACCAGCGCGAAACTACGGTGCTGTGGGACCGCGCGACCGGCAAACCTGTCGCCAACGCAATCGTCTGGCAGGACCGGCGGACCGCCGCACTCTGCGACCGCCTGAAAGCGGAAGGCAAGGCGGCGCTGATCCAGCAGAAGACCGGGCTCGTGCTCGACGCCTATTTCTCTGGCACCAAGCTGAAATGGCTGCTCGACAACGTGCCCGGCGCCCGCGAGCGGGCGCAGAAGGGCGAGCTGGCCTTCGGCACCATCGACGCCTGGCTGATCTGGAATCTCACTGGCGGCAAGACTCACGCGACTGACCCGTCCAACGCCAGCCGCACGCTGCTGTTCAACATCCACCGCAACGCGTGGGATGACGAGCTGCTGCAACTGCTCGATATTCCACGTTCGGTACTGCCCGAGGTGCGGCCGTCATCCGGCGCCTTTGGTGACGCCGTGCTCGATGGTGCGGCCATCCCCATCTCCGGTAACGCGGGCGACCAGCAGGCCGCGCTGTTTGGCCAGGCCTGCCACGCGCCGGGCATGGCCAAGAACACCTACGGCACCGGCTGCTTCCTGCTGCTCAATACTGGCGCCGAGGCGGTGACGTCCAACAACAACCTGCTGACGACGACGGCGTGGCAACTGGTCGGGGCGAAGCCGCAGTACGCCCTCGAAGGCTCCGTGTTCATCGGCGGCGCCGTCGTGCAATGGCTGCGCGACGGCCTTCGCGCCATCAAGACAGCCGCTGACGTGGAAGCGCTGGCCGCGGAAGTGCCCGATTCCGGCGGCGTTTACCTGGTGCCCGCCTTTGCCGGCCTTGGCGCGCCGCACTGGGACCAGTACGCCCGTGGCGCCATGTTCGGCCTCACGCGGGGCAGCGGCATCACCCACATCGCCCGCGCCGCGCTGGAATCCATCGCCTTCCAGTCGGCCGAAGTGCTGGCCGCGATGGAAAAGGACGCAGGCATCAAGCTCACCGAATTGCGCGTTGACGGCGGCGCCACCGCCAACAACCTGCTGATGCAGATTCAGGCGGATCTGCTCGGCGTGCCGGTGGTGCGACCGAAAGTGCTGGAAACCACGGCGCTGGGCGCCGCCTATCTGGCGGGTCTCGCGGTCGGCTTCTGGCACGACGCCGGCGACATCAAGGCGAACTGGCAGGTGGATCGTGTCTTCGAGCCAACGCTGTCGCGCGACCGTGCGGCCGAGATGATGGCGGGCTGGGCGCAGGCGGTGGAACGAAGCAAGGGTTGGGCACACTGACGCCAGCGATCGATCAACTTTCTCCTGAAACGACCATTGCATAGGGCCTGAGCCAATAAATCGCCAGAAATCGACTTATGCCAATTTCAACTTCTAGCCCGCATTAAATGGGGCTTGCAGCGAAAAGATGATGTCTCACCAACTGGCTGGCGCGACGTTCTGACATCTAATCACGAGGGTCTGATCGTCAATAGCGCGTTCCGCCGCTTGACCCAGACCGCCGCCCCTGACGAAACCGGATAACTCTTCAATGACAAGCAACAACCGCATCGTCCTTTCCAGCGACCACGCCGCCATCGCGTTGCGGCAGGCCATCGCCGCTCACGTCGCCGCCAAGGGCTGGGACGTGGTGGACATCGGCCCGACCACGCCCGAGAGCACGCCTTACCCGAAGCACGGCGAGGCGGCGGCGCGGCTGGTGGCCTCCGGTGATTGCCGTCTTGGCATCATCCTCTGCGGCACCGGGCAGGGCATCATGATGGCGGCGAACAA
This is a stretch of genomic DNA from Casimicrobium huifangae. It encodes these proteins:
- the rpiB gene encoding ribose 5-phosphate isomerase B; its protein translation is MTSNNRIVLSSDHAAIALRQAIAAHVAAKGWDVVDIGPTTPESTPYPKHGEAAARLVASGDCRLGIILCGTGQGIMMAANKVRGIRCGVCADTFSARMIRQHNDANMLSLGARVIGEGLALDIVDAFLSAQFEGGRHATRVDMIIALEQ
- the sucD gene encoding succinate--CoA ligase subunit alpha — its product is MSILINKDTKVITQGITGKTGQFHTHGCAAYANGKNCFVAGVNPKKAGENFEGIPIYSSVKEAKAQTGATVSVIYVPPSGAAAAIDEAVDAELDLVVCITEGIPVLDMLKTRYKMQGKKTLLLGPNCPGLITPEEIKIGIMPGHIHKKGRIGVVSRSGTLTYEAVGQLTELGLGQSSAVGIGGDPINGLKHIDVMRMFNDDPETDAVIMIGEIGGPDEADAARWVKANMKKPVVGFIAGVTAPAGKRMGHAGALISGGADTADAKLAIMEECGFKITRNPAEMGKLLKSLLK
- a CDS encoding DUF2889 domain-containing protein; amino-acid sequence: MPLSSPAARERLHLRRVSYEGYRRADGLYDIEARLTDSKDRDYPLAGGTRSKDIPVHDMLVRVTIDRRFEVIDIEATTEEMPYPGQCNKIGPDYKKLIGSNLLKGFRKVIAEKMGGVKGCTHLSELLGYLPTAAVQTFAGERRETDAPAGKKPFQLDSCHALATDTETVRIYYPKWYAGETVEAT
- the glpK gene encoding glycerol kinase GlpK, with amino-acid sequence MTKDSSPIGSARFVLALDQGTTSSRAILFDHAGTPVASAQQEFRQHFPQPGWVEHDASEIWATQRAVMTEAMHRAGARPQDVAAIGITNQRETTVLWDRATGKPVANAIVWQDRRTAALCDRLKAEGKAALIQQKTGLVLDAYFSGTKLKWLLDNVPGARERAQKGELAFGTIDAWLIWNLTGGKTHATDPSNASRTLLFNIHRNAWDDELLQLLDIPRSVLPEVRPSSGAFGDAVLDGAAIPISGNAGDQQAALFGQACHAPGMAKNTYGTGCFLLLNTGAEAVTSNNNLLTTTAWQLVGAKPQYALEGSVFIGGAVVQWLRDGLRAIKTAADVEALAAEVPDSGGVYLVPAFAGLGAPHWDQYARGAMFGLTRGSGITHIARAALESIAFQSAEVLAAMEKDAGIKLTELRVDGGATANNLLMQIQADLLGVPVVRPKVLETTALGAAYLAGLAVGFWHDAGDIKANWQVDRVFEPTLSRDRAAEMMAGWAQAVERSKGWAH
- a CDS encoding delta-60 repeat domain-containing protein; translation: MPFNSLHFRRPALCRSRFIASVWAAFACLLLSGTSVAAPGQLDPTFGIGGASIIPVTPRADVAGAVAVQSDGKLVLAGNCQTTQNTRRELCLARLRTDGTPDPAFGSAGTVRTTLDGDASGNAIVVASDGKIVIAGPCLIALWSVWSSCLARYDSSGALDPTFGVGGKVGPIANAPNISITQLIETADHKWLVIGTCFSSATGNRLCPARLMNDGSLDATYGSGVPVALGVSSGIDYARHGLVQADGKLVISGYCGGSVYGGDLCAVRLLGDGQPDPTFGANGGLIVALAGQTLDAVFATEQPDHKLVFATHCARNSDSLTGLCLYRVLPDGTPDASFGQGGVVRSFVGRAANPPFAGATTDGNNYLVFWQCEGATLSLQFCVARFSSDGTPDAAFGLGGLASYRVGQGLDYATALAAAPDGKVVVVGYCDNYQTLIPGFSIYLGLEFCASRLKGGPYNPLTCALNADANQAIDTATDSLLLTRYLLGLRGDALTTGALGQNPTRTGQALESHLASLNLDADGDGQSLAMTDGLLILRAMLGLTGDALTAGAVNTAHPNARNAQQILTWIESTHGVACLP